The following DNA comes from Magnetococcales bacterium.
CGATCTGACCATGCGCCTTGGCGGCATGCTGGCGGCTTCGGTGGCCGTGGTGGCGGCACTGGTGAAGTTGCTTTGATTCCTGGGGGAAGTCGTCCGTGGCGTGCGTGGCTGTCGTTTGGCAAGACCTCGTGGTATACTCAGGTGGGTAATGGTCATTCTGGAAAGGAGTGCCACCATGACGACGGCCACTTTTGATACCTTGGCCAAACGCTTTGAATCCGCTGGATTCAGCGATCGGCAAGCAAGAGGAGGTCGTGGCTGCTCTTCCGCATTGACTTGAATTCCCTTGCCTGTCTCCAGGGCGAGGCACCATGTCGGGTGAACTTGATGAATGATATTGGATGGATCGGTTTGGGGATCATGGGTCAGGCGATGGCGTGGAACGTCGCGAAGGGGGGATTTTCCCTGCGGGTTTTCAACCGATCCCCGGACAAATGCCTTCCCTTCAAGGAAAAGGGCATTCCGGTGGATCGGGCTCCGGGGGGGCTTGTCGCGCATTCCCAGGTCATCGTCCTCATGGTGACCGGGCCCGAGGCGTTGGCGGAGATGATTCATGCCCTGACGCAACAGGACCTTTCGGGACGGATCGTCATCAACGCCAGTACCGTCTCCGTGGCAGCGACCGAAGCCGCGGCCCAGGCCGTCAGCGTCGCGGGGGGCGATTTCCTCGATGCCCCGGTCTCGGGATCCATGATTCCGGCGCAAAACGGGCAGTTGGTTTTCCTTGCCGGCGGGGAGACTTCGGTTCTTGATCGCTGTCGTCCGTTGCTCGCGACCATGGGCAAGGCCGTGGTCCATTGTGGTGCCGTGGGGGATGGGACGCGCATGAAACTGGCGGTCAATCTCATGCTGGCCAACATGGTCCATGGCCTCTCCGAAACGTTGGTCTTCGCCGAAAAGATCGGTCTGAAATTGACCGATGTGATCAGCGCCCTGCAATCGGGGGTCATGGCGGCCCCTTTGCTCAAAATGAAGGGGGACAGCATCATTGCTCGTGATTTCTCGGCCCATTTTCCCCTTGATCTGGTGTTCAAGGACCTCAACCTGATCCTCGAAGAGGCGGGGCGGCGCGGCGCGGTCCTGCCGGTGACGGCCATCGTCCGTGAAAGTTTCAACAGCGCCATGGCCCATGGCCTCGGTCGCGAAGACATCGGCGCGGTGGTGTGTGCCATCGAGGCCATGTCGGGGTTGGACCGTCGATGATCCAGAATGGTTCGTCCGATGTGTTTGTCTTCCGGAAGAATTGTTTTCCCCCCGGCGACGGTGGCCTCGTTGGTCATTCGTCTCGGCGAGGTTGTCGCATCAGGCCATAACCGCTGGCCCTCTTGGCTCCGAGTCCGAGGGTTTCCAGGGCCGTGATCAGCAGGTTCCCCGCTTCTTCAAGATCGATTTTGGACCCTGGTCGTTGTCGAATGGGAAAGGCGAATCGGCTTCCCTGATCCAGGGCAAGGAACAGGACCGGTACCGGACTTTCGGTTTCACTGGGAAAATCGGCCTTGTCCTTGATCGGTTGGGCATAATACCGGGGATGGTGGCAGTTGACGATATCGACCACAAGTCTTGGCCATTTCGTTGGCCAGGCATCCATGAAGATCAGGGCACCCCGACCGTTTGCCGAGTCATCGGGCGTTATTTCGGGTCCGAACCAGCGTTCGATTGTACGCGGGTCCCAGTCCTGAAGGACGGCCATGCGGCGGCAGACCCCCTTGATGGCCGATCCGGGCAACACCGGAACGCCACTGACCGGTTCGAACGTGAATCCGTTCTCGGAAGGGTGATCGTTGCCGAGGCCCATGGCCAGGCGCCATTCGACCTCGCCGAGCACCTGTTGCATGGACAATCGTTTTTTCATCCATTCACGCCGGAGCCGTTGTTCTTTCAGAACCATGTTTCCGGGGTGGTCCTTGTTTTTTTCTGCGTTGAAGTCGTCAACGAATGCGCGCAGCGGACCGAATAATGGACGGCGCTCGATCGTGCGTTTTCCCGTGTTCCATTGCCACAGAGGCAGATAACGGTCGAAGATCAGGCCGGCATTGCCACGTTTCGTCAGTTCCGGGGCCGTGGCCAACAGTCGGGACAGGGCATTGTCGTGGGCACTGATGCGATGATCGATGATGAGATCGGCGTCCATGGTTTTCATTTCGCTTTCTGGTTGGCCCAGAGTGCCTCTGCCAGTACTTTTGTCTGTTCCATCAAGACCATCGCCTCGTGTTGCATCTTCAGATACCCGCCGCGGTCGGCTTCGATACATTCTTTCAACAGATCCAGGAAGTTCGAGGAAGGTGTCCTTCCCAACAATCCTTCCGCGAGAATTTCCAGCATCCGGTCGTCACAGGGGTCGCCACCGCGGATCAGGTCCGCCACCACCATCACCAAACCCTGCGTTCGCAGTCGGACCGGCAGTCCGCGCACCCGCTGCACGGCTTTTTCCTGGTCACGTTTCCAGGAGGAGACCTTGTCATAAATCAGACGGTTGCGCTCTCGTTCCCGGAAGATGCCGTTTCCGTTCATGGTGTTTCTCCGACGCGCTGCCAATGACACAGGCCATGCCCCACGGTTTCGTTGCCGCCCATCTGCACGATTTCCAGGAGGTTCCAGTTTTTGGTGAGCGACTCCAGGGGGGGAATCTTGTTGGCGCCGGTGACGGCGCTGTGGGGAAAGGTTTTCTGTCGGCGTTCTCCCACGAACACGGCGAAAAGACACTCGGGCGGCAGATATTCTTCGTACCAGAGGTTGCCCGATTCTTCTTTTCCCGTCTCTTCGTTGTACCAGGTGTCGGTGGTTTTTCCCTGCGTCAGTTGGATGCGCGCCCGCACCGGAACCACCCGGTGCATGAGGTCGTTGAAATGCGCGTCGGGAATCACCGCAAGGTTGCGCTGCAACCGCTGCCGGGTGAACGGCTCCTGAACGGGCAGCAGACGGGAGAGCCATTCGGCGATTGTGTCCGTTGCCGGGGAGGGGACCACGTTTTCTTTTCCAACGTAGTGCAGATCCTCCAGGACCATGGTGCCTGGTGTGTTGTTGCTGGGGCACAGGGCATGATCCGTCACGGGCATGATTGTTTTCCAGTTTTCGGGCAGAAAACCAGGCAGCCCGAGGCTGAGCAAATCACGATGCAGGGTTTCCAGGATCAGGGGGCAGGTGACGTGCCGGAACGGTTGATCCATGGACCGGACCGGATAGGCCAGGAGCCGTCCTTCGGTAAAGAGGAGGCCCCCCGCCAACATCCTGGGTTTGTCCGCCTGTTTTTCCTCTGGGGATTTGTTGTTTCCGCGGTCGTCTTCCGGCGCTTTCAGAGTGGTTCCGAACAGTTGTTCGATGGATGCGGGATCCATGTCGGCATCTTCCCAGGCCTGGCGCGCCACCCCCTTGAGGGCGGACGCCGGGATGATGGGAAAGCCGGTGACGGCGTCCCGGGCGATCGGAAGATCCACCGCGCCCATGGTCCGACCGCTTCCCACATGAAGCGGCGCCAGGGTATGGATGCCGGTCAACAGGGTTTGTTTCCAAAGGCTCATTTGCGGGGCTCCCATTCTTCAGGTCCAAGACCAACCAGAACATGTCCAAAGCCGAACGCCGCATCCTCCTCCCTGGCTGCCGCCAGGTTGGCGTTGTGCAAGGTTTTCAAAAACTCAAGCCGGGCCGTTTCGTTGGCCCCCTTCAGCGTGAAATGGAGGACGCTGCCCGCCGGGATCATCCCGCGGGTGGGACGGGTGGTTCCCTGGGCCATGCGGTATCCGCCCACCAGGACCTGCCGTCGGCAAAGCCATGCCTGGGGACAAAACGTCACCCCCAGGGATCGGGCCGCATGAAACACGCGGGCCAGACGGGGCGGGTCCTTTTCCGTGCAGTCGGGTTCCTGGGGCCTTTCTGTTGCGGGGGGGCTGTCGGTCGGGTGGCGCAGGTCTGTTTCCGTCCAGTCGGTCGGGGTGAGCGGCAGCAGCCAACCGTATCCTTCATCCTGTTGCGCCAGGGTTTCAAGGTGGTCCCCACGCAGCAGCGTTTCCCAGGAGGGATGAAATCGTGGCGCGGGTTCGAAGGCGCCGAGAACCCGGCGGAATCCCAGTCCGACGACGCCCCGATGCAGGGCATCGACCGGGATCCGCGGCGCAAGTTCGCCCCGCAGACAGCCCAGAAGAACGGCATTGCCGCCAAAACGTAATGATTTCATCGTATACAGCATGCCATGTTCCGCGGTGCGCGTCCGCGGATCCAGGGCCAGGCCGGTATGGTCCTCTTCCTGGACGCCGGGGGGCAAGGGGGTATGCACATGGTCCTTCGAATGCCAGGTACCCTTGCCGGCAAGGGCCCACAGCAGATTGTCCGGCCCGATCCAACCGGAGAGGGGCTCCGACCAGTCTTCGTCGGGGCGGCCAAACAGCAGGGATTGCGTGGCATGGACCGCCGAGGTCAACCCTTCGGTCTCTTGCAGCCGGATGACCTTGGTTGGTCGTGGCGCCCGTTTTCGTTCCGGGTCGCGCAGCAGAAAGCGTGGAACCGGTACCCACGGGGCGACGACCGGTCCGTTTTCCGATTTCTGGATGTTGGCGATCAAGGGGCCTTGCAACTGCCAGCCCGCCGGGAGGCGATCGGGGCCCCCGATCAGTCGCTCCCGTTCGTCACGGGCGTGACGGGACCAGTCATCAAGATTCAGCGCCGGTACCGCCGATTGCAGCAGGTGGGTCCGCACCGCGCCTTGAAAGGCGAAGGGGGACGGAGGAAATCCGGAAGAGAAGCCATGGTCGTCGCCGGCGTTTCTTGTCCGGGGTTGCCCGAACAACACCGGTTCCAAGGGACGCAGCATGAACCAGTCGCGGGATTCACTCATCCTCGTCCTCCTGATCCGCACGCGCCAGGGCGCGGCAAAGGAGCAGTCCGTCCACACTGCGTTCCATGGCTTTTTCCAGGGACGTGTCCATCTCGCGATCGAACGCCTGCAGGATCTCTTCGGGACTGCGCTCCATGTCTTTTTCCTTGGGCGCGTTCATCCGGTCGTGTTTCATGAGGGACTCGGTCTGGTGGGCGATGCCCTCGTGCCAGAGGTTCAGAATGTCCGCGAACCCGGGCGGTCGGGCGCCATCCAGTGCCAGATGCAGCAATCCCGTCAGAAGCTGTTGGCGTTTTTCGTCCCGTTCTTCCTGCTTTTCCCGGTCCAGGGCGAGCCATGCCGCGGAAAGCGTGGCGGCATGGTCCCGCAGTTTGTAGGGCAACCGCCCCGGAATGACTCCTTTGGCAAAGCCGCTCCGGATCCGGTTCATGAGTCCGGAGGCGACACCCTGGTCCGGTCCCTGTCCCTGGCCGCCACTCCATTTCATGGCGAAGGTGGTCTTGACGCCGTTCCTGGAAAAGTGACTGGCCGCCACGGCATTCCGGTTCATCCGTTCCTTGGCGTGTTCTTCCAGAAGATGGTGCGCCTGGTGCAGCAATTCGGACATGGGGGTCTTGAAATGGGCAAAGACGATTCCCGCCGAAAGGGACGCCCCTTTTCCCAACAGTGGCACAACCTCGCCATTCGCCGCGGTGGGACGCCAATCGGTGGACTCTTCCTCCTCCGCGACATGTTTGGCCAGATGTTCCCGGAGTACCGGCAGACGGATGACCCGTGTCTTGGGGTCGGTGGCGTGTTCCTTGGGCAACGGTATGTGAAACCGCTGCCGTGCCGCCTCGGGATCGAAGGTGTCGTTGCGGGCGGCCTGGCTGTTTTCCTTCCGGGAGCGCCATCCCCAGGGTGATTTTTCATCTTTGGTTCCGAAACCTTGGGTATCGATGATCCAT
Coding sequences within:
- the cmr4 gene encoding type III-B CRISPR module RAMP protein Cmr4, translating into MSLWKQTLLTGIHTLAPLHVGSGRTMGAVDLPIARDAVTGFPIIPASALKGVARQAWEDADMDPASIEQLFGTTLKAPEDDRGNNKSPEEKQADKPRMLAGGLLFTEGRLLAYPVRSMDQPFRHVTCPLILETLHRDLLSLGLPGFLPENWKTIMPVTDHALCPSNNTPGTMVLEDLHYVGKENVVPSPATDTIAEWLSRLLPVQEPFTRQRLQRNLAVIPDAHFNDLMHRVVPVRARIQLTQGKTTDTWYNEETGKEESGNLWYEEYLPPECLFAVFVGERRQKTFPHSAVTGANKIPPLESLTKNWNLLEIVQMGGNETVGHGLCHWQRVGETP
- the cmr6 gene encoding type III-B CRISPR module RAMP protein Cmr6, with the translated sequence MKTMDADLIIDHRISAHDNALSRLLATAPELTKRGNAGLIFDRYLPLWQWNTGKRTIERRPLFGPLRAFVDDFNAEKNKDHPGNMVLKEQRLRREWMKKRLSMQQVLGEVEWRLAMGLGNDHPSENGFTFEPVSGVPVLPGSAIKGVCRRMAVLQDWDPRTIERWFGPEITPDDSANGRGALIFMDAWPTKWPRLVVDIVNCHHPRYYAQPIKDKADFPSETESPVPVLFLALDQGSRFAFPIRQRPGSKIDLEEAGNLLITALETLGLGAKRASGYGLMRQPRRDE
- a CDS encoding NAD(P)-dependent oxidoreductase, which encodes MNDIGWIGLGIMGQAMAWNVAKGGFSLRVFNRSPDKCLPFKEKGIPVDRAPGGLVAHSQVIVLMVTGPEALAEMIHALTQQDLSGRIVINASTVSVAATEAAAQAVSVAGGDFLDAPVSGSMIPAQNGQLVFLAGGETSVLDRCRPLLATMGKAVVHCGAVGDGTRMKLAVNLMLANMVHGLSETLVFAEKIGLKLTDVISALQSGVMAAPLLKMKGDSIIARDFSAHFPLDLVFKDLNLILEEAGRRGAVLPVTAIVRESFNSAMAHGLGREDIGAVVCAIEAMSGLDRR